One genomic segment of Panicum virgatum strain AP13 chromosome 2N, P.virgatum_v5, whole genome shotgun sequence includes these proteins:
- the LOC120662527 gene encoding predicted GPI-anchored protein 58 encodes MVLTRSAASSCSSPLPADASAAVPEPVSALEPVPAPVSAHVPVAEEDPEKEEDPKEFVPVVDLTQDDEEEVIHVEEDQAEDDQAETAQEVPEDTPGAGPGAVPPPPPPAPQQPEKWTL; translated from the coding sequence ATGGTTCTCACTAGAAGTGCCGCCAGCTCGTGTAGCAGCCCGCTTCCCGCTGACGCTAGCGCAGCCGTGCCTGAGCCTGTGTCTGCACTTGAGCCTGTACCTGCTCCTGTATCCGCACATGTGCCTGTTGCCGAGGAAGACCCTGAGAAAGAGGAGGATCCTAAAGAATTTGTACCAGTGGTGGACCTCACTCaagatgatgaagaagaggTGATTCATGTGGAGGAGGACCAAGCTGAGGATGATCAAGCTGAAACTGCACAAGAGGTACCTGAAGACACACCTGGAGCTGGACCTGGAGCTgttccaccgccaccgccgccagcaccgcagcAGCCAGAGAAGTGGACCTTGTAG